The genomic region TAAATCAGTTATTCAGTATAAATAAGGTTGAATTTTAAATTATAAAACTATGATTATTAAAGTATTAGGAACAGGTTGTCCAAAATGTAAAACCCTCGAAAGGGAGACCTTTAATGCCTTGGCTGAGCTGGATATAGCTGCTGAGGTCGAAAAAGTGGAAGACATTGTTAAAATTATGAATTACGGTGTCATGAGAACACCAGGTCTGGTCATCAATGAAAAAGTTGTGCTGAGTGGCAGGGTGCCTTCCAGAGAAGAGTTGAAAAAAATTATAACAGAAAACCAGTAATTTCAATAAAAATGTTCACTTATTGAACGGTGAATGAAAAATCTCACCGTATGAACATTAATTTCGGAATCTACTATTAAAAATTTTAAAATCATGGCAAAAATATCCTTCGTTTTACTGTTATCCGGACTTATGTTGGCAAGCTGTCAGCAAAAGGAAAGCAAAAAAACGGTAACAGAAGAAGCATCCATTAACGCTGAAAGTCAGGAGGTTCCTGCAGTTGTTTATTACTTCCACGGCACCAGAAGATGCCCCACCTGTATTAAAGTTGGTGAAATCGCCAGAGCTACTGTTGAAAACAATTTCAAAAAAGAAATTGAAGAAGGAAAGCTTAAGTTTGAAGATATTAATGTGGAAGATGGGAAACATGATGATCTGGTTGAAAAGTATCAAATCAGGTGGAATGCATTGATAATCAGGATAAATGGTAAGAATGGCGAAGAAATATCTGACCTGACCGATATGGCCTTTCAATATGCCAATACCTCTCCGGATGAAGTGGAAGCTTCCATCAAATCTAAATTGTATCAATTTCTAAATCAATAGTATATGAAGAAATATTTGCTGATTTTCGTATTCCTTGTCGTGTCTGCATTGGTAATTTCACAACCAAAAGTCAAGGTGAAAGTAATTTATTTTCATGGCACACATCGTTGCCCAACTTGTCTTGCCATTGAAGACCTGACCAGAAAAACACTCGATAAATATTACCGCAGTGAGATGGAGAAAGGTCTGATTTCGTTTTCGTCAATAAATGTGGATGAAAAGCAAAACAAAAAAATAGCAGAAGATTATGAGGTTTACGGCTCATCACTTTTTTTGGTAAAAATGATGAATGGGAAGGAAAACAGGAATAACCTGACAGATTT from Sphingobacteriales bacterium harbors:
- a CDS encoding thioredoxin family protein codes for the protein MIIKVLGTGCPKCKTLERETFNALAELDIAAEVEKVEDIVKIMNYGVMRTPGLVINEKVVLSGRVPSREELKKIITENQ
- a CDS encoding thioredoxin yields the protein MKKYLLIFVFLVVSALVISQPKVKVKVIYFHGTHRCPTCLAIEDLTRKTLDKYYRSEMEKGLISFSSINVDEKQNKKIAEDYEVYGSSLFLVKMMNGKENRNNLTDFAFTNARNESKFMLDLKAKIDELLK